The genome window catttttcaatATAATAATTTTTCAATCGTATTCATCTCAACACGCACTTGGCTTACGgcccatgatttaaaaaaaaaagacatttggcaaaatacacacaaaaaaaaaaacagaaagcgTGAGGTTTGCTGTCGCCATCTAACGATGAATTAGTAGGACAGCaatgaacaaatattttaatcatcaatttatcttttattaataatgaattatttttgtatttaattatgaattggacataaaaaaaaatcatgcatttattaaaaaataaataaatttaaatgcatgatttttggattttttaattttgattcagttactggtttggtcggTAACAATgtggatcattgttttccaaagtaaaagcaaatgtttgctaATACCTTATTTTGATTCATCACAAAGATAAGGTCTGTAAATGATTAATCGACGATCcaaaagttgtcaattaatttgatgattTTCAGGGAGTTCCGCTGCCGTGGCTGcgttagagcgcctcgttgtcggcagTGAGTGCGTTTACATTTGGCATATGCAGATGGCCGAGAGCCGGCGCAAAAATGAGGCTAAGTGAAGCGAGAGAGGACTAAGTAGGGATTATGCGTCACCGTTGTTAACGATTCATTCTTGTCTTTTCCGTTTTGTGTACAGCAGCTGCGGTTGTGGTTCAAGTGCTGTCAAAATCAAGTTGCGTTGAAACGGTTTGTTGTTGTGGTCCCGTTTAGCCCGTGGAGATCCCCACCATGCTGTCGGGCTTGCGGCAGCAGCGGATGCTGATGGTCCAGACCATCTCGCAGTACAAGTTCGTCTACCAGGTCCTCATCCAGTTCCTCAAGAACTCTCGCCTCATCTGAAGTGTCTGCGGACGACAAGCCCTCACCCgcgttttgattttttttttttttttatcttcttcttcttcagttttCAACTGCTAATACATTCTgtacatttcctcaaatagcggccagttaaaaaaaaggcaaacgcCACCTTCAAATGGACACTGCCTAACGTATTTATTCGGCACcaagttgccacaagatggcaccaaagccctgtctaatataaaactattgctttgacgccatcttggtgccaagtaacCATTTTGAAGTGTGGCGAGGAACTTCTGTTAAACACGCCAAAGCCCCTTCTcgtagaaaagtagtgctttgctgccatcttgtggcatctataggtaaTTGTAACCCTTTTTGGGAGGAGCGTGTCAATGGTTCACACAAAGCTGGTGCATTTGAACGCTGCTGCTAAGCAAAAGAGCAGTACTTACCGTGGCAAGTGCAAAGTTAAAATGATGCAATCATTTTAaacataaacaactgagattgTTTAATGTTACTCCAAAAATGCGCCAGAAGTTCCTCCGCCGTCTGCCGTTGAGAGAACGAAACGCCCCAGGCCGCTAGATgaagaaatgcattttaaaagtgGCACAATAGtgcttggatttaaaaaaaaaacaaaaacaaacaatcaaacaaacaaaaaaaacagcaaatatttaCTTTGATGTTGTAACGaatgccttatttttttttttccttgtatatttatttatccatctcAACAATGAGCTGCCCAGccttacatttcaaaatgtccATCATGAAAATCACGGGTGGGCTGTACAAGATTTCCCAACAAATGCAAGTagtcacagcgcttcacttttggCACATTTTGTCACGGCGTGACCTCATTCCAGAATGGGGGGGGAAAGTACTTTACTAAACaggttgtcattatgggatgtcGTGTGTGGAATTTAGAGGGGGAAATGAGTTCAATGTGGAAAAGGGCTGTTGCATAACAAAACATGGAAGGTGAAAAGGTGAAACATTTTGAATACTTTTCATacgatgtttattattatgtatcGTTATGTCAtaatgttggatttttttgtcgCTCTCGAACACTTCCTGTAAGGTTTCATTGGTTGTTGGTTTAGGTGAGTACATTTGAACAATCAAGATGAAACCtcgaaaaaaaagtacaaagagTGCATTGAAAGACTCGTTGGACAAACTGTAAATAGCGTTCAGTTGTGCCTTCAAGGAGCTCTCCACGCCTATCCTAGCTGAAATCTTTTTGAGTCACTATTTATCCTGCAACATGTTCATAAAataacttttgtttgtttgtttgtttatgtacaGACACGTGTATTGTGTGAAAATACTTGTTATACTTTCATGACTTGGTACTAAAAAATACCGCAACCTGTTCAACTAcgcatgcatttttaaaacaaatctatatttgaatgtatatataagcatataaatatatatattctggtGTGTATAAGCTTCCGGCTCTCGCGAGTGTTTTATTGCACTCGTTTGTCACGTGGCATTGCACTGTTTGTTCATATTTAATccccctttctttttcttcttcgtgtgtgtgtgtgtgtgtgtacatattttgtatatgttttcactgcattctcctcctccttgtACTTGCTTGTAATGCAATAAAGCCTTATTTTCTCTACATGGGTGTTAATGCAGCTCTTTATCAGCAGAAGGGGTTCACTTGGACTCGGTAACACACGCGAACTATGATGGGAAGGTCCAAATGTGTCAtttctgcaacaacaacaaacgtgTTTGTGCATGGCTTTGAGAATGAAATGGGGGAttaccatttttctttttttaaattttagttcaaatgtatttctaaaaataatgtatacatttattatattttaaagacaatacaattgtatttaaaacaattagtaaaatacattattttattaatcataataatattattctaaatatatataggttaaatcttttttaaagttgaaaatatattttttccctaCAAGTTGGTGTAGCATCATTTTTACAAAATCATTTTAGTAGCAATTCataaaatatttagatttttaataAACAAGAACTTTAGATACATTATTAAATTGAATTGAGACTGTTTGATcttcctatttaaaaaaatatatttttactgcaAGAAATTAAGTTTTGATATAcctatgaataaataaataaataaataaaatataataagtaAATAAACCTTTTAGTATtccgtatttatttatttatttaaaaaataaaaattacattcattttagtgactgataaaataaaacagattacATTGAAGTCTGTTTGATGTGTTTGCGCAGCTCTCGGACGTAGGGATGCTCGTTGCCGTGGGCCACTTCCATGATGCTCAACGCCTGGCAACGCACACGTTCCACAGTTTGAACACGTGTGCTTTTCAGAATGGACATTGCTCGGACATGAAGGCGTAAAAGTGCGACTGTACCTTGTTGAGCGCGCTCAGGCCCTCGGCGCGTCTGTCCAAGGCCAAGTCGAGTCGGCCCAGCTTCAGGTACAAAGACGCCACGTTCAGGGAGTAGGCGGGATACAGCTGCCTGCAAAGCACCACTCTTCATTTGCTTGACAGAAATGTTGTTTGggggtttgtttttgtcatagtcgacAACCTTTTTCCTCTGACTAAAATGAGACGATGCCTTCATAATTCTTTTCTTGGATGACTTCATAAAAATCCATTTGCGGGGACAAAGCCGTGTATTGATATCAACGAATAAAAAGGAGCCGAAGACACTGATGCGAGTTGCTGTTTGTGTTCTGATTCTCCTGAAAGTGTGACCTTTTGGGGCAacctttgtatttttgtgaagaGTTACGTTGATGAAAGCTGTGTGTTATTTGTCTTGTAAACTGTAAGtgctaaataaagttgagttattacatttaaaaaaattaataaaataaaataaaacttaaaaaacgAGACGGAAACGTCTGGCAAAGACGAGAGCCAATCAGAACGGAAGTGGTGCGGAAGTGACGTAGGCGGTTTGAGTTTGTGCCCGGGAACGTGCAGCGCTTCTGTCTGGATGAACTCgagaaattattttgttcagAAACGCGACCATTGTGAAGAGACATTTACAGCACAGGTGAGGATTTCAAGTCATTCAAATGCGACTTTTATCGGTCACTATTTGGGCTACATAAATCTGCTTATTCCGGTGACTTTCCTGCTGTTTGGGTTTGTTTTCAACGAGGGCTCGATTGTGGCTTGGTGGTTAGGATGCGCGTGTTTGATGACCTTTCACGGGCTCGGGAGAGCTTCCATGATATCATATTGGAGGCTAGCGTTGCCTTAGCTGCACGGAAGAACCAGGACGAGCAGCGAGCTAACAACAAAGTCTTTATTTCCAAACATTTCTGATTACTGTCGGCTGTAATCACGCCAAAACAAAATTCAACTGCGAATGTCAACTTGTTCCCCACGTAAATAAAATCTCCTTCCTCTGTCCCGCCCACTAACGccctcatccaatcacaaatgaGAAATCACACCACGCGACCTTCATGGCCTCCCAGAAAATTGGAAATTACAGCGCTCGAAACCGATTTGCTTAACACAACTGCAGGAATGCTAcagtagttttgttttgtttttaactatttGAGTTGCACTCAAATAGTTTTAGTTTTGCACGAATGGAACTGCAGTTCTTAcacttttattattgttattttattattattattattattatgtatttgtttcttttcatttctgaagaaaaaaatagcaaaccATTTTTTATTAGAAATTATAAtgatcaattatttattattattaatgcttTTTGACTAAGGTCATAATCAAACTATTACACCTCTCAcatgacaaacaacaacaacaataataagaagaataaatgATGATGATTGATCGTACGCACTTGAAGGGTTTGAGTAGCTTCTCTCCGTAGCGCACGGCGGCGCGGAGGTCGCCCCGGTAGGCGCACACGCCCATGGCCTGGTAGCTCATGTGCAGCATGAAGACGTTGGCGTCGTCCAGCACGCCGCCCATCTCCTCCAGGCTCTGCTCGCACATCTCCAGGAGCTCGCCAGGGGGTGCTGTCGAGTCAAGGAGGCAATGGCGAAGAAGTTCAAGGGCGAGACATTCATATTAAGACCTAAATCACAAGGGTTTCATTTGTATTGTTCTttcaatgttaaaaatgtacattttttaatttgtatttttaacatttaatgtataaaaatattgaattccttaaaaaaaaccacaaacacacattttaaaatgacctGCTTGTTAATATCAAAAACATAGAATTTTAtaaatttttgtttgaatttcattgtatttatatttttaaaattgttcattttcccccctttcttAATAAAGCTCATGTGGGGCTGCAATGCACTCCGGTTAGGGAAAAGGATATTTTTGACGGCTTTGAGGCCTCTGAAGTCGCTGATGGTTTTGCGGGCATAGCGCAACATGGCGCTCACCGCTTCCGCCGCCACTGGCTCGCGTCGCTTGCGCACTTTCAGCTTCAGCGCGTcctgcgcacgcacgcacattggaacacaacacaacaacgaATTACAAGCATACAAGCTTTAGATGAGGAGAAGACTATCTTTTGTAGTGCCCGCCGTgtatatgtgcctttaagaggcggggcctggcggGGTGCCGTGTAATGCGCGCGTGtttgggcgtgagctgtggccgacagcaggtCCTGTGCGAGTGTGCTCTGAATGTGTTCGCGGCTTTTCCCGGTATTTAATAAATACCTGAAAAGTCATGTTTGAGtgtattttgatttttgtgtgtctgcgtgtgagcgtggGCGTTCTCACGTTGGACCTCGTGCGACACTCTTGGCAGCGGCAGGCGAAGTAGTACGCCTCTCTGAGCCTGGCGTTGCGGTCGTCTGTCGGGTAGAGCGGGTCGATGTAACTGATCAACACCTGCGCGTGGAAAACGCAAACTCATTCGTACAAGGTTCTCCTCAGGAAGTGAAGTTGCtgtaaactgtgtgtgtgtgcgcgcgcgcgtgtctCACTTCATCTCCGGCCTTGACGTGGTCGACCGCTCGCACGTCGGCGCGCGTACCGTTGAACGTCACGATCACGTTGGGAACGCAGCTGTGGTTGATCAGCGCCACACTGCACAAGGCGTACAAAAACTCGACAACTCGGGGATACGTTTTTTCTCATTGTATTGAAACGTTCACTCTTTAACTCCTCCCACATTTCTCCACCAATCAAAGCATTCCAACTTCACCTTCTTCAGCTCATTTCGGACATCTACGCAACGGAAATTCCCAAATTTGCACACTCAAATCCCCAAATCAAGATAGATTTGACATATTTCCTTCTCCTTTGCACAGTTCTTGACCAAAAttattccaacttcaaaatgttcattgtGGACATCCGGTAACTATCAAATTCTCAAAATTCCCCCAATGTTCACagtccatgaaccaggaagtgccCTGCtagcaaacagaaaaaaaagagaaagaattcaaagttttttcacttttattccAGGAATCTCATGTCcctttttgtcatttgaatctccccgcccccaccccaGAAGGAAAATGGTACGTTCCTGTTGTTGTTTGACGACCCCCTCCGTGAACCAGGACGTAGCCTGCTAGCTAACGACAAATAAAGCGTAGCCGTTTAGTGTTGGCTAAACTCCGGCGGATGGTGGAGTTTGGGACGTCCTTGTCATATCGTTGACTCCGTtgccgattccgatatttggaagggaaaaaaaaaaaaaaaaccttcttttttggtcccttaacaACAAAGATATGGATTACCGGTAGAACGTTTGActtttttacaatactttgtctttGATTATTTAATTAACTTTATAACAGAGCGGAATTCTCAAGtacaaaaaaagatcaaatcGGCCGACTGATTTAACGCTACTTGTGTGAATGCTGGTTAGCTTAGCATGTAGCACTCGGACACGGCTCGAGCGGTGACTGACTCGGGTCTTACTCTGGGTAGACGGCCGTGCCCAAGTGGGACAGTTCCTCGTCCTCGATACTGAAGCCGTTACAGGACACCTGTGtggaccccaaaaaaacaaaaaaacggcagGAGATGAATGCACAAAAACTGCGTCAACGtagaaattgtgtttttgtttttgaagagaGTTGACCTGTGAGAAGAGCGAGAGCAGCTCTTTGGAGTCGGGGAAGTCCAAATGTTTGGAGTAAAAGCGATGCAGTCCGGCCGCGTCCGCCCGGCTCTTGTCTCGTTTCTCGTCGTCCATCTCCTCCACGTCTACGACAGGATTTGAGATGGGACTTCAAGACCGGACTTCAAATTcaagtttcaagacagggttcaCTCaagcgttagggtttcaaatgaggcttTTAAAGCTGTCAAACtcggtttagggtttcaagcctgggttagagtttcaatttTATTGTTTCAACTTTCCAGTTACGCTTGTAACAAGGTTTATCGTTTCAAGACACGGGTTTCGAGTTTGCGTTTTTAAGCTTTGGTTAGGGTTTCGAGTGGACTTCAAGGAAAGATTTCAAGCCAGGGATTACACAAGGTTTTGGGTTTCAAGTTGGAGTTTCAAATAAGAGTTTCCAGACCCTTTTggagtttcaaatgagggttttaagtcaaggttaaggtttcaagctaAATTGCAGTTTCAACTTTAGGGCGTCAACGTTTTGGTTAGgctttcagatttgttttttttcaaatggaggTTTCAAGTCCTAGTTGACACAAGCGTTAGGTTAGGTTTTGAAATGAGCTCAGGGTTCTAGTTTCAAATCTTCCCTTCTCGATACCAGCAACGGCCTCAGTGCAGACCGAGTTTCAAGGCAGTCCGAGCGTTTGAAATCAGAGTTAGGCTTCCCaacaaggattagggtttcaaatggcGCTTTCGGGGAGGCCTCGCATGAAGCCGACTTGGTATTTTGGGGTTTTGGACTCACGTGACAGCATCTCTCCGACCAGCAAGATCTTCTCGGACGCGCATCTTTCTTTCTGCGTTTTCTGCAGGGACGCACGGGCCAACGTTTCAGCTCAAAACGCATAACGGGCGCTTGAAACTTCCAACGCGGCCCAAAGCTGCTCGTCACCTTCTTGGCCAGGATTCGGGCCACCAGGCGGCTGCTTTCCGACGGGCACCACTTGTCCCCGAACGCAACCATCGCCGAGCACTCCAGCTTGTGCGCCGCCCAGTCGCCCTTCTGCTCGCACGCATCATTGGAAAAAGGCAAATTACTGGCACAGACGTGCGCGACACGAGGAGATGAAAACGTCAATATGTATGTGTAAGGATGCAACAAAAACGAAAATAGTGACGgagcatgacaaaaaaaatgcaattaaatatgaaataataaaccGACAAAAGGAAAAACggacaaaaattaaaataatgcacGATGAAGGGATGTAAATCATAATGGAAAATGAAATATACTccataaaaaatgtgtaaaggTAACAATAATCTTCAAAACAAAGCGCAGGTACACTATAATACACTGGAGCATAATACATCAAATACAATTAGAATAAATGAAATGGATGACGACACCGAAGCTTGACAGATGAGAAAAATGTGTGATAGAAAAACAACAtattgaaat of Phyllopteryx taeniolatus isolate TA_2022b chromosome 18, UOR_Ptae_1.2, whole genome shotgun sequence contains these proteins:
- the LOC133468041 gene encoding N-lysine methyltransferase SMYD2-B-like, producing the protein MDGIERFDSRDKGRGLRVSRSFRVGELLFSCPPFCHVLSAGERGQHCEFCFSRTERLARCGKCKKAFYCDVQCQKGDWAAHKLECSAMVAFGDKWCPSESSRLVARILAKKKTQKERCASEKILLVGEMLSHVEEMDDEKRDKSRADAAGLHRFYSKHLDFPDSKELLSLFSQVSCNGFSIEDEELSHLGTAVYPDVALINHSCVPNVIVTFNGTRADVRAVDHVKAGDEVLISYIDPLYPTDDRNARLREAYYFACRCQECRTRSNDALKLKVRKRREPVAAEAVSAMLRYARKTISDFRGLKAVKTPGELLEMCEQSLEEMGGVLDDANVFMLHMSYQAMGVCAYRGDLRAAVRYGEKLLKPFKQLYPAYSLNVASLYLKLGRLDLALDRRAEGLSALNKALSIMEVAHGNEHPYVRELRKHIKQTSM